From Tachysurus fulvidraco isolate hzauxx_2018 chromosome 6, HZAU_PFXX_2.0, whole genome shotgun sequence:
CCCCCTGTTATACAACCAAAAGTTTGAATGTGTGCTGACCAGAGAAAAGCAAGACACTGTAAAGTCTGCTTCAAGAGTTAAAACTCAAGAGTTAAAAGGTTTCGGTGAAACCTTTAATGATCCCTTAGTAATAACTAATGATACACCTCATAATATAACTAATGAAATGATAGAACTCTGGGTTTGGGTTTTGTGACTCTGAGTTTTCTTGAAGACTTGATGATTAATgttgaaaggatttttttttccattttcaaatTCAATCCACACATTTGTCTCAATCAGAAAGTTTgtcaatcaaatcaatcaaatacctttttaaaatgtgtcaGTTAATTGAAATTATTGTTGCAGTTTGTTAGAAACCATTTAATTTTACTAACATTCTCTGGTGGCCATCACCggtatttcatttcattcactgtatgtgtatattaaccAAATTAATTTTTTCCAGTTCCAAATGTTGCTAGGTATTCTAAACTGCAAACAATCTTAATTCATATGTTTCGTACATGTAATATGATCCAGTTATGCTATTATGGAGAGCGAGGTTTTGGTAAATGAGAATCATGTGAGTCAGAGTATCAGAGCAGTCAAGATTTTAAtagtgctgttttatttttattgttacacaAATGAAGAGGAAAGGAATGAattgattaaattaaatgtaattaacttagatatataaaatatatttaattaatgatttaaatttatattaatgaGTTCATGACTGACTCACCCATGCTGCTTGCTGCTTTTATGACACACTtcattttttgaaaaaaattttggTCTTGGCTTGAAATTTTGTCAGCTGTCAGTGATGTGATTAAGGCAAACTATTATAATGTGAATTCAATAGAGTGTAAGTGTTGCACACCGTGAAACCCTCTTTAATGTGACCTTTTAAAGCACTGATGATATCTTCATTGAGGACTCCAGAGTATTCTAAGGTATTCTAAATGGCAGACAATCTTAATTTATATGTTTTGTACATGTAATATGATCCAGTTATGCTATTATGGAGAGCGAGTTAATGTCTCAATGTAGAAATGAGGATGATGTGAGTCAGAGCATCAGAGCCGTCAAGATTTTAAtagtgctgttttatttttattgttacacaAATAGAGAGGTAActaattaatgtattaaattaaatgtaattaacttagaaaatatgtttaattaattacattaatattaatgagtTCAAGACTGACTCACCCATGTTGCTTGCTGCTTTTACAACACTCTTCATTTTTTGCAAAAACTTTTCGTCTTGGCTTGAAATTGTGTCAGCTGGCATGACCAACACCAGGCAGTGCATCTGATCACTCAGGGTGGGGTTTTTATTGTAGTAAAGGCTGCTTTCAGACAGTGGAGTTTGAGGGTTGAACTGAAGAAAAGAGAGTTCAATAAAGACTGTTTATACTTGTAGTATTTTTTAGTGAcatttgttatttatgtatGATGTGATTAAGGCAAACTACTATAATGTGAATTCAATAGAGTGTAAGTGTTGCACACCGTGAAACCCTCTTTAATGTGACCTTTTAAAGCACTGATGATATCTTCATTGAGGACTCCAGAGTCTTTTTCCGCACCCATTATATCATTGAAGACAAAAGGAAATGATCTTTCTTCATTTGTGATTTGGAATCTTTCATACTGTAATGTTACAGAAAACCATGTTAAAGTTTAACTAGATAACTGTCTCATGCATACAAAGTGAATTGAATTCACGCACATAGGACTGCGTAATATAGACTCACGCATAGAGTATGACTCGTTGTTGTTCCTGCAGCAGCCAGACAGTCGATAAACTGACGGCCTTCAAAAATGGATCTGATGGTGTTTATGGTGCTGGACTTTCCTGCTCCAATTGGTCCACAGGCGAGTAATTGGACCACTTTCACTTCATTacaaatttaaaatgtcttGAGAGACTTTAACATTCTCTCTTGTCTGAAGAAAAAAGGTGATTccaacatatttatatttaataattaatttattataatatttcatatttaacttttatatatttgtgtaatcCACTGTGCATGTGCCATCGTCTAAGCTATTTATGGATATTGCATATAACCAAAACATGTTTGTGAACCTACTTCCATTCCACTTTCCTCCATTCTTTTATAActgtaaaaacaatacaatattaatgtaatgtgtctgtctgtgttttgctttgtttctgtttgctgtCAATCCCTGCTGTTAactgttggccccgcccactcatttgttaccatggacattaattgcactcaatctcttccccaggtgttttatCTTAGTCTTTCATTGTCcccgccttgtgattggttcttgttcgctatatctactctgtttgttgacttccctggtgttagttgttgtttttgttggtatgttgtgtgttaatgtctctgttcctgGTCCCTGTTTTGCTCAGTGGTCTGCCCTATTTTAACCTTTACAAGGTTAAAATATAAACCTTTATAAACCTTTAACCCCTTTATGCCACgcccccccttttgcaggtttttcgcctacatgacctacccaacaaaaagtggtacagctcccacatactttgacacacaggggtgagtctcattggaaagaagagattctctagtttcagaaactagtttcagattgattctaggccttactgccTCAAAGTTACAGGGGCTAGAATGAAGGTTTTcatgtccgcctgggttgtttacctgataaactgattaatcttatttttctggaacatgctagggacaaaacaacaactgagggtcatagccacatgtcttggctttcaccaaaagaAATTtcaagacccaaaaatggattttatatgaatatttttctacggccatggtcgtctggtgcagcgtttttgtgtacttgtttactatataactttgaaataaaaggctgcaggctcagtctgacaagccataaataagcctagactctccctctatcactctggtgtgaaaacaggcctgtaacttgacaccctgagctgtgagagggacaaaaggtcaggtattacgcaagaattcttttgcgcatccagttcacgcagacacaggcaaagaacatacggcatgccgcataccgttggaatcgtctgcttattggctaaacggctgtataggtcccggcccatttcattgctattggaaggagtaattgtcagtcaaatgcgggttcccaaaaaatgaggtcatgccaccattggcttctcagccgtctatctctgccatacaagcaccgattggctcaaatgagggcttatttgattcgttaggacctgggctataaatatgacgtaggctttgaatttttgaatatcccaattagaaGTTAgggcggcaaaacgagatgatggtgcacttctgtttccagttttcagaacactaacggaatatttgcggcgcgaccagagcgttttggattaaaaggcttacagatttcaattccttggacctgtgtggatttttgtggattatttgttttggaatatattaccccagtgaagaaagagacgcgtctaaaggtaagggaaaaaccggtatagcgccacctaggtcagttttgtccaaatattttttctaattgtatgaaggctgtgaatcatattatgctttgtgtgtgggcttaaaaaaaatattgagagtttaaactttactaggtaaataggttttttcgtgtttttggaggatttgatgctttaaagttgaattgaagcttgtttctgggtcatcccctagtggtcactttgactgcGACCCGTAACAGGTTTTAATGATCCCTTAGTAATAACTAATGATACACCtcataatatactgtaactaaGAAATGATAGAACTCTATTTAGCAGGATGTGACTCTGAGTTTTCTTGAATCTGCTTGATGATTAATgtttaaaggattttttttttccattttcaaatTCAATGCACACATTTGTCTCAATCAGAGAGTTCACCAATCAAATAAAGACCTTTTTAAAATCTGTCAGTTTATTGTTGCAGTTTGTTAGAAACCATTTAATTTTACTGACATTCTCTGGTGGCCATCACCGGTATTTCCTGTAGCAGGAAATGTTTGATGCGTCCTTTGTATTGTTTAAGCTAATCATTTTGTAATGGCTTATAAAGTttcattatgtaatatttacatttcattggTAAAAATGTGATCAAACATACATGGGTATGCATTGCATAGTTTTATTCACACATTAATAATATGTCTGAAAAGCTCCATGTAAGCGTTACACTCTTTATTCAGGCTGTGATACTGATTCACAATTCCAAATCAATTCTATAATCAAGTAAAATCCTTTACCAAACTCTTTTATATACttaaaaagcaaaatgaaatgtaataattaatatatttgcattaatTATTGGATTAATATAATCTATTGGATTAATATAATCTTATTTTAgtcttgttttgttgttggaaatatgtgtgtttgtgattattgTTCTATGtacttaatttgtttttatgttgtctATTGTGTGCTGCTACCTTGGCCAGGGCTCACTTGTAAATGAGATATCTATCTCAATGTTATTTTtccctggttaaataaaggtagaataaaaataaaataatatctgagtaggggggcacggtggcttagtggttagaacgttcgcttcacacctccagcgttgggggttcgattcccacctccgccttgtgtgtgtggagtttgcatgttctcctcgtgcctcgggggtttcctccgggtactccggtttcctcccccggtccaaagacctgcatggtaggttgattggcttctctggaaaattgtccgtagtgtgtgtgtgtgtgtgtgtgtgtgtgtgtgtgtatgagtgaatgagtgtgtgtgtgtgtgtgcccagcgatgggttggcactccatccagggtgtatcctgcctcaatgcccgatgtcgccttagataggcacaggctccccgtgacccaaaaattggacaagcggtagaaaatgaatgaatgaatgaataatatctGAGTAGCTCATTAGATATTCTTTAAAAATTTGTTCGTCAATTATAATGtgaattttctttattcatATTTTGATTGTTGGTGTGAACTCTTTTTGAGCACATAGTCTTTAGCAAAGTAGATAATCTTTGTTAAGGCATCGAGCATCAGGCAGTTTATATCTTCATTCATGTGGATCTGCTCATGATAGTTCAAGACAGGAAAGATACGGTTCACAGGCACACCCAGTTCATTACTGCATTTCTCCatctggacacacacaaacacacacacacacacagatatacatatGATGTCAAAATTTGTAGTTACAAAACTCTACAGTTTTCAATATGTAAAAATGACTCACATTCTCTTTGATCTTCTTGCTTTTGTAGACGTTTTGCAGGTTCTCCTTGGTTAATGGACATGCGCGGTCTACTCTTGTCATGAAAACCACTTGAGGCATTGCTGTGGCATAATCGGGAAACACACATATAACAATTCAGTCATTTCAGTGTAAAACCTTAGAAGTGTGCTGGATTTTTGCAGTCTGATTAATGATTATTGGATTTACGTTTCTGTGCTAAAATTTCTTCCAACCCAATTAAAATTTTTTCAGTTCCAAATGTTTCTAGGTATTCTAAATGGCAGACAATCTTAATTTATATGTTTTGTACATGTAATATGATCCAGTTATGCTATTATGGAGAGCGAGTTAATGTATCAATGTAGAAATGAGGATGATGTGAGTCAGAGCATCAGAGCCGTCAAGATTTTAAtagtgctgttttatttttattgttacacaAATAGAGAGGTAActaattaatgtattaaattaaatgtaattaacttagaaaatatgtttaattaattacattaatattaatgagtTCAAGACTGACTCACCCATGTTGCTTGCTGCTTTTACAACACTCTTCATTTTTTGCAAAAACTTTTCGTCTTGGCTTGAAATTGTGTCAGCTGGCATGACCAACACCAGGCAGTGCATCTGATCACTCAGGGTGGGGTTTTTATTGTAGTAAGGGCTGCTTTCAGACAGTGGACTTTTATCGTTGAACTGAAGAAAAGAGAGTTCAATAAAGAAGGTTTATACTTGTAGTATTTTTTAGTGAcatttgttatttatgtatGATGTGATTAAGGCAAACTACTATAATGTGAATTCAATAGAGTGTAAGTGTTACACACCGGGTAACCCTCTTTAATGTGACCTTTTAAAGCACTGATGATATCTTCATTGAGGACTCCAGAGTCTTTTTCCGCACCCATTATATCATTGAGGACTCCTTTATTGAGGTCTGTTTCTGCACCCATTATATCATTGAAGGCAAAAGGAAATGATCTTTCTTCATTTGCCATTTGAATTCTTTCATACTGTAATATTACAGAAAACCATGTTAAAGTTTAACTAGATAACTGTCTCATgcatacacagtgaaatgaagtCACACATGTAGGACTGCGTAATATAGACTCACAGATAGAGTATGACTCGTTGTTGTTCCTGCAGCAGCCAGACAGTCGATAAACAGACGGCCTTCAAAAATGGATCTGATGGTGTTTATGGTGCTGGACTTTCCTGCTCCAACTGGTCCACAGACGAGGAATCGGAGCTCTTGAACTTCATTACAAATTTGAAATGTCTTGAGAGTCTTTAACATTCTCTCttgtctgaagaaaaaaaaggtgattccaacatatttatatttaataattaaattattataatatttcatatttaacttatatatatttgtgtaatcCACTGCTCATGTGCCATCGTCTAAGATCGTTATAGATAATTGTACTTTGATATAACCAAAACCATGTTTGTGAACTTACTT
This genomic window contains:
- the LOC113646253 gene encoding interferon-induced protein 44-like encodes the protein MGSTPTKPEFVTVLAEKQVEHGQTIILSCQANTEDVTVSWEKHDQKLRCVEGKHKVRTIGTNCVLEISNAVEGDEGKYTVTLSNSSGSTSCSALVRIIIKEWRKVEWKQERMLKTLKTFQICNEVQELRFLVCGPVGAGKSSTINTIRSIFEGRLFIDCLAAAGTTTSHTLSYERIQMANEERSFPFAFNDIMGAETDLNKGVLNEDIISALKGHIKEGYPFNDKSPLSESSPYYNKNPTLSDQMHCLVLVMPADTISSQDEKFLQKMKSVVKAASNMAMPQVVFMTRVDRACPLTKENLQNVYKSKKIKENMEKCSNELGVPVNRIFPVLNYHEQIHMNEDINCLMLDALTKIIYFAKDYVLKKSSHQQSKYE